A single Candidatus Omnitrophota bacterium DNA region contains:
- the alr gene encoding alanine racemase — translation MMHVWVEINLNNIRHNYNLIKRKVGRSVKILAVVKSEAYGHGMVAVSRVLAEQKVDYLGVARLKEAVELRKAGIPTPILLFNPLFSEEIKLAVEYGLSSTVYTLSSARLLDKQARSKGRKARVHLKVDTGMGRAGVWHKQAFQLAKSISQLSNLKLEGIYTHFPSADEEDKAFTYKQVGFFKTLLDKLERSGVSIPCKHAANSAGILDVKISHLNLVRPGLMLYGVYPSRYVSKTLKLKPALSVKTRVSYLKPTPQGRSISYGRDHITCRPTVIAALAVGYADGYSHLLSNKSRVLVKGQGVPVAGRICMDQMMVDVGAVKDVKIGDEAVLIGSQGTEEITVEELADRCGTIPYQVLCWIGNKVLRKYKNR, via the coding sequence ATGATGCACGTTTGGGTAGAGATAAACCTGAATAATATCCGGCATAATTATAACCTGATAAAAAGGAAGGTCGGCAGATCGGTTAAGATACTGGCGGTGGTTAAATCCGAGGCCTATGGCCACGGCATGGTTGCCGTATCCAGGGTTTTGGCTGAACAAAAAGTTGATTATCTTGGTGTAGCCCGCCTCAAAGAAGCCGTTGAATTAAGAAAAGCAGGTATTCCTACGCCCATTTTACTGTTTAACCCTCTTTTCTCCGAGGAGATTAAACTGGCTGTTGAATATGGCCTTAGCTCTACTGTTTATACCCTTTCCTCAGCCCGGCTATTAGATAAACAAGCGCGCTCTAAAGGCAGGAAGGCCAGGGTTCATTTAAAGGTAGATACCGGCATGGGCCGGGCAGGTGTCTGGCATAAACAGGCATTCCAATTAGCAAAAAGTATTTCTCAACTGAGTAATCTGAAATTAGAGGGGATTTATACCCATTTTCCCAGCGCTGACGAAGAAGATAAGGCCTTTACTTATAAACAGGTTGGTTTTTTTAAAACCTTACTGGATAAGCTGGAAAGATCAGGCGTTTCTATACCCTGTAAGCACGCGGCTAACAGCGCCGGGATTTTAGATGTTAAAATTTCACACCTTAATCTGGTCAGGCCGGGTTTAATGCTTTACGGAGTCTATCCCTCAAGGTATGTTTCTAAAACCCTTAAATTAAAACCCGCGCTTTCAGTTAAGACAAGAGTAAGTTATTTAAAACCCACGCCTCAAGGAAGGTCTATAAGCTATGGCCGGGATCATATTACCTGCCGGCCTACGGTTATTGCTGCTTTAGCGGTGGGTTACGCTGATGGTTACAGCCATTTGTTGTCCAATAAATCCAGGGTGTTGGTTAAAGGCCAGGGAGTGCCGGTGGCTGGAAGGATTTGCATGGACCAGATGATGGTGGATGTGGGCGCTGTCAAGGATGTGAAAATCGGCGATGAAGCAGTGTTAATTGGCAGTCAGGGGACAGAGGAGATAACAGTCGAGGAATTAGCCGATCGCTGCGGAACCATCCCCTATCAGGTTTTGTGCTGGATAGGCAATAAGGTTTTAAGGAAATATAAGAACAGGTGA
- the tsaB gene encoding tRNA (adenosine(37)-N6)-threonylcarbamoyltransferase complex dimerization subunit type 1 TsaB: MIVLGIDTSSSRLSIAVRDKDKLLAERSYLSASQCSVILLPGIKNLLREIGLGLNRIDGFIVGLGPGSFTGLRIGLSTIKALAFAFSKPIIGIPTLDVLAENISPANNRICPVLDARRGEVYSCIYQSNGRQVKRLSEYMVLPIRDLLKMLKFRTVFLGEGLFEYKDLIKKLSKDLSLFAPQENWFPQASALTRLGLARLLSKDLDSCYDLTPLYLRRSQAEEKYDARLGRDKPE, encoded by the coding sequence ATGATAGTATTAGGAATAGATACTTCGAGTTCCCGTTTGAGCATAGCTGTCAGGGACAAAGATAAGTTATTGGCTGAACGCAGTTATCTTTCAGCAAGTCAGTGTTCGGTTATTCTTCTGCCCGGGATAAAAAATTTACTCCGGGAAATAGGTTTGGGATTAAACCGGATCGATGGTTTTATCGTTGGCCTTGGCCCCGGTTCTTTTACCGGTTTAAGGATCGGCCTCAGCACTATCAAAGCATTGGCATTTGCCTTTTCTAAACCGATTATCGGCATTCCCACACTGGATGTATTGGCAGAGAATATTAGTCCGGCGAACAACCGGATTTGTCCTGTTCTGGATGCAAGAAGAGGCGAGGTTTACAGCTGTATTTATCAGTCCAATGGCCGGCAGGTAAAGCGGCTGTCGGAATACATGGTCTTACCGATCCGGGACTTATTAAAAATGCTTAAGTTCCGGACTGTTTTTTTAGGAGAGGGTTTGTTCGAATATAAAGATTTAATTAAAAAACTTAGTAAGGACTTGAGCCTGTTTGCCCCTCAGGAGAATTGGTTTCCTCAGGCCTCGGCGCTTACCCGGCTGGGGCTTGCCCGGCTGCTGAGTAAAGATTTAGACAGTTGTTATGATTTAACCCCTTTATATTTAAGAAGATCGCAGGCAGAGGAAAAATATGATGCACGTTTGGGTAGAGATAAACCTGAATAA
- the pdxA gene encoding 4-hydroxythreonine-4-phosphate dehydrogenase PdxA — METGKPIIGITMGDASGIGPEVILKALAGRRSWQANFLIIGDSQILEKTKSRFKLPVLFRVINRYQDLDFSSYRSNLLDLGLLTGAKFKTGISNAVCGRSSMMYIREAVRLAEEKKIDGLVTAPISKEAFYLAGFPFRGHTELLARLTKTRNFVMMLVGGGLRVSLVTTHIPLKKVASSLTSRGIYQTIKLTGNFLKRRLNISSPRIGVSGLNPHSGEGGVIGREEIELIKPAVKKAKKEGLKAAGPVPADVIFWQARKNKFDAIVAMYHDQGLIALKMLAFNKGVNITLGLPFVRTSPGHGTAFDIAGKGLADPDSMIEAIKMAVLLAEQK; from the coding sequence ATGGAGACTGGTAAACCAATTATCGGCATTACTATGGGGGATGCTTCGGGTATAGGGCCGGAGGTGATTTTAAAGGCTTTAGCAGGTCGAAGGTCCTGGCAGGCCAATTTTTTGATAATCGGGGACAGCCAAATATTGGAAAAGACAAAGTCTCGTTTTAAGCTGCCTGTTTTGTTTAGGGTCATAAACAGATATCAGGACCTTGATTTTTCTTCTTACCGGAGTAACCTGTTAGACCTGGGATTGCTCACCGGAGCAAAATTTAAAACAGGGATTTCTAATGCTGTTTGCGGCCGGTCTTCTATGATGTATATCCGGGAAGCCGTCAGGTTAGCTGAAGAAAAAAAAATAGACGGCCTGGTTACAGCGCCGATAAGCAAGGAAGCGTTTTATCTTGCCGGTTTTCCGTTTCGCGGTCATACCGAACTTTTGGCCCGGCTTACCAAAACAAGAAACTTTGTGATGATGCTGGTGGGTGGAGGATTGAGGGTGAGCCTGGTAACCACTCACATCCCTTTAAAAAAAGTAGCATCGTCTTTGACCAGCCGGGGGATATATCAAACGATTAAGTTAACCGGAAATTTTCTTAAAAGACGGCTTAATATTTCTTCGCCCCGCATCGGGGTTTCAGGGCTCAATCCCCACAGCGGCGAAGGCGGTGTTATTGGCAGGGAGGAGATAGAGCTGATCAAACCTGCTGTTAAAAAAGCCAAAAAAGAAGGACTGAAAGCAGCAGGGCCTGTGCCTGCAGATGTCATTTTTTGGCAGGCCCGCAAAAATAAATTTGATGCAATAGTAGCGATGTATCACGACCAGGGCTTAATAGCGTTGAAAATGCTTGCCTTTAATAAGGGGGTTAATATAACCTTAGGATTGCCGTTTGTCCGGACCTCGCCGGGTCATGGCACAGCCTTTGATATAGCCGGAAAAGGCCTGGCCGATCCTGATTCAATGATCGAGGCGATAAAAATGGCGGTATTACTTGCTGAGCAGAAATAA